A window of Pseudodesulfovibrio hydrargyri contains these coding sequences:
- the rplO gene encoding 50S ribosomal protein L15 → MRLHELYAFPEEYKNRKRIGRGSGSGWGKTAAKGHKGQNARAGGGVRPGFEGGQMPLARRLPKRGFKNPFREEYVAVNVGRLIALFEGKDEITVADMYERGVVKSGAPVKVLGTGDVDKAVTIEAHRFSASAADKIAKAGGTAKAIEA, encoded by the coding sequence CGGAAGAATATAAGAACCGCAAGCGCATAGGCCGCGGCTCCGGCTCCGGCTGGGGCAAGACCGCGGCCAAGGGCCACAAGGGCCAGAACGCCCGTGCCGGCGGCGGCGTCCGTCCCGGTTTCGAGGGCGGCCAGATGCCTCTGGCCCGCCGTCTGCCCAAGCGCGGTTTCAAGAATCCCTTCCGTGAAGAATACGTTGCCGTCAACGTGGGCCGCCTGATCGCCCTGTTCGAAGGCAAGGATGAGATTACCGTTGCCGACATGTACGAGCGCGGCGTCGTCAAGAGCGGCGCCCCGGTCAAAGTGCTGGGCACCGGTGACGTCGACAAGGCCGTGACCATCGAAGCCCATCGCTTCAGCGCGTCCGCCGCCGACAAGATTGCCAAGGCCGGCGGTACCGCCAAGGCCATTGAGGCGTAA